A genome region from Trichosurus vulpecula isolate mTriVul1 chromosome 5, mTriVul1.pri, whole genome shotgun sequence includes the following:
- the LOC118849840 gene encoding hyaluronidase-4-like: MIVSMKTTSLQMTWLLMLMFSFAVNAKSLKESKPPIIECKPFIVYWNVPTTHCKKRFGVDLNLQAFNIVANPDEVLNGPHVTIFYEKKLGIYPYIGENGAIINGGIPKNENLPKHLEKSKEDIKNAIPSGKFQGLAVIDWEEWRPQWERNWGSKNVYRIQVLNHIKNNHKNWSDAKIQAIAKQEYESAAKNFMNSTLRLGIGMRPQGHWGFYLYPECYNYDYQKNPVTYTGKCSELEISRNDDLRWLWQESTALYPSIYLPSMLKDSIYTQKFVHYRIKEAMRISQMARSDYALPVFVYTRLFYSYSTDPLTKNDLLYTIGESAAMGVAGMVIWAGTYDTGSKNSCLIMQQFVNGAFGHYIVNVTAATQRCSKILCNNNGRCVRREADSYSYLHMPVGSIMRHKLKRGLKFIPSQRASKEETQYMKNEFVCQCYTNWNGKFCSWKDTHHSGSRRRILSSEATMLLTLILILPVSLLILCIPL, from the exons ATGATAGTTTCAATGAAAACTACAAGCCTGCAGATGACATGGCTATTAATGCTAATGTTTTCATTCGCAGTCAATGCTAAAAGTCTAAAGGAATCAAAACCCCCAATAATAGAGTGCAAACCTTTTATCGTATACTGGAATGTTCCTACAACACATTGCAAGAAGCGCTTTGGTGTGGATCTAAATCTCCAAGCTTTTAACATTGTGGCTAACCCTGATGAGGTATTAAATGGGCCCCATGTTAccatattttatgaaaaaaagttaGGAATATACCCTTACATAGGTGAAAATGGAGCGATCATCAATGGAGGAATACCTAAGAATGAGAACCTTCCTAAGCACCTTGAAAAGAGCAAGGAAGACATCAAGAATGCCATTCCTTCGGGAAAATTCCAAGGACTTGCTGTTATAGACTGGGAAGAGTGGAGACCTCAATGGGAAAGGAATTGGGGTTCTAAAAATGTATATAGAATCCAGGTTTTAAACCACATTAAAAATAACCACAAGAATTGGTCAGACGCCAAAATACAGGCAATAGCAAAACAGGAATATGAAAGCGCTGCCAAGAATTTTATGAATTCTACTCTCCGCTTGGGGATAGGAATGAGACCGCAAGGACACTGGGGTTTTTACCTTTACCCAGAGTGCTACAATTATGATTACCAAAAAAACCCAGTGACATACACTGGGAAATGTTCAGAATTGGAAATTTCCCGCAATGATGACCTCCGGTGGCTATGGCAAGAAAGTACTGCTCTTTATCCTTCTATATATTTGCCATCGATGTTGAAGGATAGTATATACACCCAGAAATTTGTTCACTATCGGATCAAAGAAGCGATGAGAATTTCCCAGATGGCTAGGAGTGACTATGCTTTGCCTGTTTTTGTTTATACTAGGTTATTTTATAGCTATAGTACTGATCCCTTGACTAAG aaTGATTTATTGTATACCATTGGTGAGAGTGCTGCAATGGGGGTAGCAGGTATGGTAATATGGGCAGGAACATATGATACCGGTTCAAAA aacaGTTGCTTAATTATGCAGCAATTTGTTAACGGAGCTTTTGGTCATTATATCGTCAATGTGACTGCAGCTACCCAACGCTGCAGCAAAATTCTTTGTAACAATAATGGGCGATGTGTTCGGAGAGAAGCTGACTCATACTCTTATCTGCATATGCCTGTGGGAAGCATTATGAGGCATAAGTTAAAGAGGGGACTAAAGTTTATCCCTTCTCAAAGAGCTTCAAAAGAGGAAACACAATATATGAAGAATGAATTTGTGTGCCAGTGTTATACTAACTGGAATGGAAAATTCTGTTCATGGAAAGACACCCACCACTCTGGATCAAGGCGAAGAATTCTGTCTTCTGAAGCAACTATGCTGCTCACTTTAATTTTAATATTGCCTGTGAGCCTGCTAATCCTTTGTATCCCACTATAA